In Risungbinella massiliensis, a single window of DNA contains:
- the pepF gene encoding oligoendopeptidase F codes for MSETKRLPLRSEVDPNFTWRLEEIFATDEDWEQEYQAVKQQLPQLENYRGKLGASSGDLLAALSFRDELSSRLGKLYVYARMRYDQDTTNAHYQAYNDRVSSLHTEASSYFSFYRPEILAIPEEKLKRFLEENQELRLYELMLKELTRFRPHVLSDKEEALLAQASEVLNASSKTYSLLNNADLEFPSVVNEHGEKVEITHGRFITLMESKDRRVRQEAFAKVYDTYGKVLNTMASTLSATVKEHNFSAKVRHYDTARQAALFSNNIPESVYDQLIDTVHEHLPLLHRYLEIRKRALKLDELHLYDLYCPLVADVEMKITYPEAQQILLKGLAPLGKDYLTILQKAFDERWVDVYENKGKRSGAYSFGTYGTNPYILMNWHDNVDNLFTLAHEFGHSLHSYHTRKHQPYPYGDYTIFVAEVASTLNENLLNEYLLQTTKDKTKRLYLINHHLDKFRGTVYRQTMFAEFEKITHQKSLAGEALTAENLTKWYYELNQKYYGTGIVVDEAIGKEWARIPHFYYDFYVYQYATGFSAATALSKQILEEGEPAVKRYLEFLSSGSSADSITLLNRAGVDMTSPDPIRQAFVVFKEYLDELETLLG; via the coding sequence ATGAGTGAAACCAAACGCTTGCCACTTCGTTCGGAAGTTGATCCGAACTTTACGTGGCGATTAGAAGAAATTTTTGCAACAGATGAAGATTGGGAGCAGGAATATCAAGCAGTAAAACAACAACTCCCACAACTAGAAAACTATCGCGGTAAATTAGGTGCATCATCCGGTGATTTACTTGCTGCACTTTCCTTCCGAGATGAACTCAGTTCTCGTTTAGGCAAATTGTATGTCTATGCTCGGATGCGGTACGATCAAGATACAACCAATGCCCATTATCAAGCTTATAACGATCGGGTATCCTCATTACATACAGAAGCGAGTAGCTACTTCTCCTTCTATCGTCCAGAGATCTTAGCGATTCCCGAAGAAAAATTAAAACGCTTCCTTGAAGAAAATCAAGAGCTTCGACTTTATGAACTAATGTTGAAAGAGCTAACACGCTTCCGCCCTCATGTTCTCTCTGACAAAGAAGAAGCATTACTCGCTCAAGCATCTGAAGTGTTAAATGCATCGAGTAAAACTTATTCACTGCTTAACAACGCAGATTTGGAGTTTCCTTCCGTTGTCAATGAACATGGTGAAAAAGTGGAGATTACCCACGGACGCTTTATTACACTTATGGAAAGCAAGGATCGTCGGGTACGCCAAGAAGCATTCGCAAAAGTTTATGACACTTATGGTAAAGTGCTAAACACGATGGCTAGTACCCTTAGTGCTACCGTCAAAGAACATAACTTCAGCGCCAAAGTACGTCATTATGATACGGCACGGCAAGCAGCCTTATTCTCTAATAACATCCCAGAAAGCGTCTATGATCAACTTATTGATACTGTTCATGAACATCTACCACTTCTCCACCGCTATCTAGAGATCCGTAAACGTGCTCTCAAACTAGACGAACTTCATCTCTATGATCTCTATTGCCCACTTGTTGCCGATGTGGAGATGAAGATAACTTATCCAGAAGCCCAACAAATACTATTAAAAGGCCTTGCCCCACTCGGAAAAGATTATCTTACTATCCTGCAAAAGGCATTTGACGAGCGCTGGGTTGATGTCTATGAGAACAAAGGGAAACGAAGTGGTGCCTACTCTTTCGGAACGTATGGTACCAATCCGTACATCCTGATGAACTGGCACGACAACGTTGACAACCTTTTTACACTTGCACATGAATTTGGGCATTCGCTACACAGCTATCATACTCGCAAACACCAACCTTATCCTTATGGTGACTACACTATTTTCGTAGCAGAAGTAGCTTCTACGTTGAATGAAAACTTGCTAAATGAATATCTACTCCAAACAACAAAAGACAAGACAAAGCGTCTCTATCTCATCAACCACCATTTAGACAAATTCCGGGGAACGGTTTATCGCCAGACGATGTTCGCCGAATTTGAAAAAATAACGCATCAAAAGTCGCTGGCAGGCGAAGCTCTTACCGCAGAGAACCTGACTAAATGGTACTATGAACTCAACCAAAAATATTACGGTACTGGAATTGTCGTAGATGAAGCGATTGGGAAAGAATGGGCACGGATCCCTCATTTCTACTATGACTTCTATGTGTATCAGTACGCTACTGGATTTAGCGCTGCCACTGCTCTCTCCAAGCAAATTTTAGAAGAAGGAGAACCAGCTGTAAAACGCTATCTCGAGTTCTTATCATCTGGATCGTCTGCTGATTCCATTACTCTCCTAAATCGTGCAGGAGTGGATATGACCTCACCTGATCCAATTCGTCAAGCATTTGTAGTGTTCAAAGAATACCTCGATGAGTTGGAAACGTTGCTTGGTTAG